A portion of the Salmo trutta chromosome 1, fSalTru1.1, whole genome shotgun sequence genome contains these proteins:
- the LOC115203790 gene encoding coiled-coil domain-containing protein 47 isoform X2 produces the protein MRSVYLLLPALLLLLALPVSRGRYNDDFDDGEDLADFADDNDFAEFEDVSEDTAAEPETAPPPRAAPPAQPAEDDEDEATVELEEDGQEDGFEDSDTQDQDMYSKYDPDEFDGMEKPSQSLKDPLIIHTVPAHLQNSWESYYMEILMVTGLLAYIMNYIIGKNKNSRLATAWFNSHRELLESNFALVGDDGTSKDAVSTGKLNQENEHIYNLWCSGRVCCEGMLIQLKFVKRQDLLNVLARMMRPVCDQVQIKVTLNDEDMDTFVFAVGTKKAMARMQKEMQDLSEFCSDKPKSGAKYGLPELLAILTEMGEVTDGVMDSKMVHYITNHADKIESIHFSDQFSGTKVVQEDGQPLKLPETKKTLLFTFNVPGMGNTSPKDMDTLLPLMNMVIYSIDKVKKLRLNREGKQKADKNRARVEENFLKQTHNQRQEAAQTRREEKKRAEKERIMSEEDPERQRRLEEAAQRRDQKKIEKKQMKMKQIKVKAM, from the exons ATGAGGAGTGTGTACCTCCTGCTGCCCGCGCTGCTACTTCTCCTGGCACTGCCTGTCTCCAGGGGACGCTACAACGATGACTTTGACGACGGGGAAGACCTGGCAGACTTTGCAGACGACAATGACTTTGCTGAGTTTGAGGATGTGAGCGAGGACACTGCGGCCGAGCCAGAGACGGCCCCTCCACCCCGTGCGGCCCCCCCTGCTCAGCCTGCTGAGGACGATGAGGACGAGGCCACAGTGGAGCTGGAGGAAGACGGACAGGAGGACGGCTTTGAGGATTCCGATACACAG GATCAAGACATGTACAGCAAGTACGATCCAGACGAGTTTGATGGCATGGAGAAGCCCAGCCAGTCCCTTAAAGACCCTCTGATCATCCACACA GTGCCTGCCCACCTTCAGAACAGCTGGGAGAGCTACTACATGGAAATTCTAATGGTGACGGGCCTGCTGGCCTATATCATGAACTACATCATCGGCAAGAACAAGAACAGCCGTCTGGCCACAGCCTGGTTCAACTCCCACCGAGAGCTCCTGGAGAGCAACTTTGCCTTGGTGGGTGATGATGGCACCAGTAAGGATGCAGTGAGCACCGGGAAGCTGAACCAGGAGAATGAGCACATCTACAACCTGTGGTGCTCAGGTCGAGTGTGTTGTGAGGGCATGCTCATCCAGCTTAAG TTTGTGAAGAGGCAGGACCTGCTGAATGTACTGGCCAGGATGATGAGGCCAGTCTGTGATCAGGTG CAAATCAAAGTTACTCTGAATGATGAGGACATGGATACGTTTGTGTTTGCTGTGGGCACCAAAAAGGCCATGGCTCGGATGCAGAAGGAGATGCAGGACTTG agTGAGTTCTGCAGTGACAAGCCCAAGTCGGGGGCAAAGTACGGCCTTCCTGAACTCCTGGCCATCCTGACAGAGATGGGTGAGGTCACGGATGGTGTGATGGACAGCAAG ATGGTTCATTATATCACCAACCATGCTGACAAGATCGAGTCCATCCATTTCTCTGACCAATTTTCTGGTACAAAAGTTGTGCAAGA GGATGGACAGCCCTTAAAGCTGCCTGAGACCAAGAAGACGCTGCTGTTTACATTTAATG TGCCTGGCATGGGGAACACGTCTCCCAAAGACATGGACACTCTGCTACCCCTGATGAACATGGTCATCTACAGCATCGACAAGGTCAAGAAGCTCCGCCTCAACAGAGAG GGAAAACAGAAGGCGGATAAGAACCGTGCCCGTGTGGAGGAGAACTTCCTGAAGCAGACCCACAATCAGCGCCAGGAGGCTGCTCAAACCCGgcgggaggagaagaagagggctGAGAAGGAGAGGATCATGAGCGAGGAGGATCCTGAGAGACAGCGTCGCCTGGAG GAGGCTGCTCAACGTCGCGATCAGAAGAAGATTGAGAAGAAGCAGATGAAGATGAAGCAGATCAAAGTCAAAGCcatgtga
- the LOC115203790 gene encoding coiled-coil domain-containing protein 47 isoform X1 has product MCTPSTQRHFFAIKLFLTNMKKCQFVTFAKASTMRSVYLLLPALLLLLALPVSRGRYNDDFDDGEDLADFADDNDFAEFEDVSEDTAAEPETAPPPRAAPPAQPAEDDEDEATVELEEDGQEDGFEDSDTQDQDMYSKYDPDEFDGMEKPSQSLKDPLIIHTVPAHLQNSWESYYMEILMVTGLLAYIMNYIIGKNKNSRLATAWFNSHRELLESNFALVGDDGTSKDAVSTGKLNQENEHIYNLWCSGRVCCEGMLIQLKFVKRQDLLNVLARMMRPVCDQVQIKVTLNDEDMDTFVFAVGTKKAMARMQKEMQDLSEFCSDKPKSGAKYGLPELLAILTEMGEVTDGVMDSKMVHYITNHADKIESIHFSDQFSGTKVVQEDGQPLKLPETKKTLLFTFNVPGMGNTSPKDMDTLLPLMNMVIYSIDKVKKLRLNREGKQKADKNRARVEENFLKQTHNQRQEAAQTRREEKKRAEKERIMSEEDPERQRRLEEAAQRRDQKKIEKKQMKMKQIKVKAM; this is encoded by the exons atgtgcacgcCGTCAACTCAAAGGCACTTCTTCGCTATAAAGTTGTTTTTAACGAACATGAAAaagtgtcagtttgtcactttcgcaaaag CTTCAACCATGAGGAGTGTGTACCTCCTGCTGCCCGCGCTGCTACTTCTCCTGGCACTGCCTGTCTCCAGGGGACGCTACAACGATGACTTTGACGACGGGGAAGACCTGGCAGACTTTGCAGACGACAATGACTTTGCTGAGTTTGAGGATGTGAGCGAGGACACTGCGGCCGAGCCAGAGACGGCCCCTCCACCCCGTGCGGCCCCCCCTGCTCAGCCTGCTGAGGACGATGAGGACGAGGCCACAGTGGAGCTGGAGGAAGACGGACAGGAGGACGGCTTTGAGGATTCCGATACACAG GATCAAGACATGTACAGCAAGTACGATCCAGACGAGTTTGATGGCATGGAGAAGCCCAGCCAGTCCCTTAAAGACCCTCTGATCATCCACACA GTGCCTGCCCACCTTCAGAACAGCTGGGAGAGCTACTACATGGAAATTCTAATGGTGACGGGCCTGCTGGCCTATATCATGAACTACATCATCGGCAAGAACAAGAACAGCCGTCTGGCCACAGCCTGGTTCAACTCCCACCGAGAGCTCCTGGAGAGCAACTTTGCCTTGGTGGGTGATGATGGCACCAGTAAGGATGCAGTGAGCACCGGGAAGCTGAACCAGGAGAATGAGCACATCTACAACCTGTGGTGCTCAGGTCGAGTGTGTTGTGAGGGCATGCTCATCCAGCTTAAG TTTGTGAAGAGGCAGGACCTGCTGAATGTACTGGCCAGGATGATGAGGCCAGTCTGTGATCAGGTG CAAATCAAAGTTACTCTGAATGATGAGGACATGGATACGTTTGTGTTTGCTGTGGGCACCAAAAAGGCCATGGCTCGGATGCAGAAGGAGATGCAGGACTTG agTGAGTTCTGCAGTGACAAGCCCAAGTCGGGGGCAAAGTACGGCCTTCCTGAACTCCTGGCCATCCTGACAGAGATGGGTGAGGTCACGGATGGTGTGATGGACAGCAAG ATGGTTCATTATATCACCAACCATGCTGACAAGATCGAGTCCATCCATTTCTCTGACCAATTTTCTGGTACAAAAGTTGTGCAAGA GGATGGACAGCCCTTAAAGCTGCCTGAGACCAAGAAGACGCTGCTGTTTACATTTAATG TGCCTGGCATGGGGAACACGTCTCCCAAAGACATGGACACTCTGCTACCCCTGATGAACATGGTCATCTACAGCATCGACAAGGTCAAGAAGCTCCGCCTCAACAGAGAG GGAAAACAGAAGGCGGATAAGAACCGTGCCCGTGTGGAGGAGAACTTCCTGAAGCAGACCCACAATCAGCGCCAGGAGGCTGCTCAAACCCGgcgggaggagaagaagagggctGAGAAGGAGAGGATCATGAGCGAGGAGGATCCTGAGAGACAGCGTCGCCTGGAG GAGGCTGCTCAACGTCGCGATCAGAAGAAGATTGAGAAGAAGCAGATGAAGATGAAGCAGATCAAAGTCAAAGCcatgtga
- the LOC115203797 gene encoding DDB1- and CUL4-associated factor 7: MSLHGKRKEIYKYEAPWTVYAMNWSVRPDKRFRLALGSFVEEYNNKVQIVGLEEESSEFICRNTFDHPYPTTKIMWIPDSKGVYPDLLATSGDYLRIWRVSETETRLECLLNNNKNSDFCAPLTSFDWNEVDPNLLGTSSIDTTCTIWGLETGQVLGRVNLVSGHVKTQLIAHDKEVYDIAFSRAGGGRDMFASVGADGSVRMFDLRHLEHSTIIYEDPQHHPLLRLCWNKQDPNYLATMAMDGMEVVILDVRVPCTPVARLNNHRACVNGIAWAPHSSCHICTAADDHQALIWDIQQMPRAIEDPILAYTAEGEINNVQWASTQPDWIAIGYNNCLEILRV; the protein is encoded by the exons ATGTCTCTCCACGGTAAGCGAAAAGAGATATACAAATACGAAGCGCCATGGACGGTGTATGCAATGAACTGGAGCGTTCGTCCCGACAAACGCTTTCGCCTGGCCCTTGGAAGTTTCGTTGAAGAATATAACAATAAG gtGCAGATTGTGGGTCTGGAGGAGGAGAGTTCAGAGTTCATCTGCAGGAACACGTTTGACCACCCTTACCCCACCACCAAGATTATGTGGATCCCGGACAGCAAGGGTGTTTACCCAGACCTGCTTGCCACTAGCGGGGACTACCTGCGCATCTGGAGG GTCAGTGAAACAGAGACGCGTTTGGAATGCTTGCTGAATAACAACAAGAACTCTGACTTCTGTGCCCCACTCACCTCGTTTGACTGGAATGAAGTGGATCCTAATCTACTGG GCACCTCCAGCATTGACACCACCTGTACTATCTGGGGGTTGGAGACTGGCCAAGTGCTGGGCAGAGTCAACCTCGTCTCCGGCCATGTCAAGACCCAGCTCATTGCTCATGACAAAGAG GTGTATGACATCGCGTTCAGCCGCGCAGGCGGTGGTCGGGACATGTTTGCGTCGGTCGGCGCGGACGGCTCAGTACGCATGTTTGACCTGCGGCACCTGGAACACAGCACCATCATCTATGAAGATCCCCAGCACCACCCCCTGCTGCGCCTCTGCTGGAACAAACAGGACCCCAACTACCTGGCCACCATGGCTATGGACGGCATGGAG GTTGTGATTCTGGACGTGCGTGTTCCCTGCACGCCGGTGGCCCGCCTCAACAACCACCGGGCCTGTGTCAACGGCATCGCCTGGGCTCCCCACTCCTCCTGTCACATCTGCACTGCAG CCGACGACCACCAGGCGCTGATATGGGACATCCAGCAAATGCCCAGGGCCATCGAGGACCCTATTCTGGCCTACACAGCtgagggggagatcaacaatgTCCAGTGGGCCTCCACCCAGCCTGACTGGATCGCCATCGGCTACAACAACTGCCTAGAGATCCTGCGGGTCTAA